The following DNA comes from Flavisolibacter ginsenosidimutans.
TCGGGTTGCAGATCAAACATATTGACAGCAACCGCATGCAAATTTTTGTAGAAAAGTCAAAAGGAAAGAAAGACCGTGTTGTGATGTTAAGCCCCTTGCTTCTTGATGTTTTGCGGGCTTACCTGAAAGAGTGCGTCCCGCGTCCGTCCACCTTTCTTTTTGAAGGTTACACCGCAAACACGCCTTATAGCGCAAAGAGTGCCCAGCGGATATTTCAGATGGCGAGACAAAGGGCAGGGATTAATAAGGCCGTCAGCTTTCACAGTTTGCGCCACAGTTTTGCCACGCATTTGCTGGAGAAGGGCGTGGCCATTCATTTCATTCAGGATTTATTGGGTCATTTCAGCATTAAAACAACCGCTCGGTATTTGCACGTAACGAAAGAGAAGCTGGTGAATATCCTCAGTCCTTTGGATGATTTGTGGAAAGACCAGCGTGAAATTTAGTTTCATTGCCGACATTTCGCGGGTTGTATTGCCGACATTGGGTTTTCGCGGTTGCCTTTTGCTTCCCGTTGATTTTGAAGGACTTAATTTTTTGGAAGAAAGGAAGATGTCGGCTAATATTGTGTTGGTGGTAATGCTATGACAACATTCCATTCTATCATTTTGACAATTTTCTTTTCTGCTTCTTTAATAAGTTGTGGGCAGACTAATAATGGCAAATCATTTCGAACGATGACACAGAAGAATTATTTCGATAGCAGTAATCAAGTTTTCATCAAACTGTATAAAAAGCACGACTCAACCTATCTATACTGGGAAACATGGAATGTGGATGATAAAAATGCTACAGTACATTTGGGACAACTTGGTAGTTTAGGTGAGCAAGAAAATGTTGGTGCTGCATCATATTCGGAATTTAAAGACAAAATAAATTCTTTGATTGCTGACAAACTAAATGAAGGATATGCCGAAATCCCTTTGGAAAAACAATTTACAGTTGCGGTCACCTTTAAACTTAAAACATGGGGCACAACAGAAGATCTTGATAGACGTGAACAAGTACGAAACATCTTGACGGAGCATCTTGGCTGGACTGGAAACGGACGCTGCGACGATGGCGATATTGGCAGCGGAGAAATGACACTTTACGCAGACGTGGTTGACCCATTCGTTGCGGTAAAGACAATTCCAAAAGAATTTAAAGCCAAAAAGGTGACAGAAGAATATTATTTTACAATTATGCAGGGTGACACGACAATAGCTGAAAAAATTATCCCTTCTAAAGAATAAGCACTACCACCAACATTGCATTGGCGCATACGGCGGGGCGATGTGCAAGTAATCAGCTATAAATCGCTTATCATCACCTGTCCGGTCAGACCGAATTCTAATAAGCATTTGAATAAAATTTTTACATTAGTTCTTTAATAAGCATCGGTTGTGGGCAAACGAATAAAAAATTCCGCCACATCGCCAATGCTTCAACGTTAGCTTCACCTCCAATCAAAAATCTTTTTAGCTGCTTAAAGTACTCAAGTAACAGTCCTTTCGTGTCGCGACCAATTCAATACGTCAAAACCATTAGCCCAACGGCAACTGCAGCAAAAACATGCTGCGGCTTTTGTGCAATTGCACATCGAGTTTTGCCCGCAAAGCCTGTATGCGCACTTCCATGTCGTGGCGCTGCAAAAGGTTGTTGAGCTGCTGCATGTCGCAGCCTTCGTTGGCAAATTCAATGGAGAAAAAAAGTTTGTTCCGCTCGGCCGTGAGGTGCACAATGCAATGCGGCGTACCGGCTTCCACCAAACTGCGCAAGCCTTCTTTAAACAACAAAAACGCTTCGTGCCGCAGTTTCATGTTCAGCTCCAGCTTTTCTACTTTTTTGTCAATGAGCAATTCAATCAACGTGCCGTGACGCTGCATCAGCGCATCGGCAAATTCGCGGATGCGGCTCACGGTTTTTTTCATCGAATCGTTCTCGGGATCGAGGCTCCACAGCATGTCGTCAAGCGCAATGATCATGTTGTGGCTTTTGGTGTGAATCTGTTCCAGGTATTCCTTTGCTTTTTGCGGTTCGCGGTCGGATTTGAGGCGGGCAATCTCACTTAAAATATTGATGTTGTTGAGTGCCGTGTTTACCTCTTCGTGCAGGTTGGCCGCGATGTCGGTCCGCACTTTCTGCATGCTTTCTTTTCGCTTGCTGCGCTGTCGGTCGAGCCACCAAAGCTCAATGACGAAAGCAAGGGCCACCAGGGTATAAAACCACCAGGTTTGGTACCAGGGCGGCTTCACCTGAATGCGCAATTCGGTTACGCCTGCCGGCTGGCCGTCGGGTTTGTAAGCACGCAGCAGCAAACGGTAATGTCCCGGCGGCAGGTACGGATAAGTCACCTTGTTGTCGGCATCGGCAAAGCGCCAGTCGTTGTCAATGTTTTCCATTTTGTATTGAATGGGATACAGGGCGTTGTATTGCAAGGACGAAAACTCAACGGCCAGGGCGTTGTTCTTTGCGGTGAGCAAAAGTTGTTTCAATTGCAGCACCGAATCTACCGGAAGTTCCTGCGGGCCGACTTGCAAAGAAGTGATTCGAATGGAAGGGGCGGCAGCCATGGCCCCGGCCACTTTCGGGTCAAAAGCAACAAAGGAATTGTTGGTGCCGAACAACAAGCGTCCGTCGCGCAGGCGATAGGAAGAACCCAAAACAAATTGGTCGTTCAAAATTCCGTCCTGCCGGTTAAACACCATTGCCGTTTTGTTGGTAGGATGAATGCGGTAAAGCGCACCGGTCGTGCTTATCCAAATGAAGCCGTCGTCGTCTTTTTCCATCGCCGAAATTGTGCCCGCCACGCTGCCGGTAATTCTTCGCACCCGAAGCGTGGCCGTGTTGCGGTTGTAACTGTACAAGCGGCTGTCGTCGGCCACAAAAACAAGGCTGTCGTTGTATTCCAACAAACAGGTAACGCTGCAGCCCGGCGCGGCATCGTTGCCGTTAATGCCAACGTAGTAATGGTGCAAGAGTCTTGCGCTGGCCGCATCGTACACGTACAATCCTTTGTCGCTTGTGCCCACCCATACCAGGCCTTTGCTGTCGGCCATAAGCTTGTTGATCAAACTCGTGCCCACTTCGCCAACGCGAACCACAGAGTCCTTGCCCTCACGCTTGGGCTGCACGCACCGAAAGAGACCGAAGTTGTGCGTACCCAACCACAGCGTGCCGGTTTTGTCCTCGGCAATTTGCCGTACGGTGCGTTTTTCCATCACGGGTGGATCGTAGAAGCGGGCCGTTTGCGCCTGTTGATTGTATTGCCAAAAGCCCGGTTGGGCGCCCATCCATATTGAGTTGCTGTCGCCCGATGCGCACATGCTCCAGGCATAGGCATTGGCCAGCAGGAAAGGCATTTTTGCGGGGAGCGGAAGAGGCTTTAGGTCTTTTGTGTATTGAAACATGGCGTCTTCCCAGGTGCCTGATAAAACGCTGCCGTTTTTCAGTTGGATAAACGACATGACCGCACCGGTTCCGGTTTGGGCTTTTACAAAACGGCGCGGGTGCAGCACGTTGGTAAAGATTTGGGTGGACGGATTGAAGCGGTACAAGCCGTTGTTGTTGGTGCCGGCCCAAAGGTTTTTATCGCGGTCTTCGAACAACGCGGACAAGCCTTCGTATTTAATGCCGCTCTCGTCGCTTCCGCTGGGCTTGACAACGACGAAATCATTCACCTGTTCGTCAAAATAAGCCAGCGCATTGAGGCCCTTTATCCAGATGCGGCCGTCGCTTTGCTCCACAAATCCGTTTAATTCGTGGTAGGTGGGAATGCGTCCCCAAAAGTTTGAAATCTTTAGCGGCTCCGTTGGACGTTGCAGATTATACTGAACGTAAAGCGGGATGCCGGGCCCCCAGGTTACCGCCCACAAATGATTTTTCTTATCGAATAGCGGATGAAAAAAAATCATTTGCGTTCCCCAAAGTTCAATCGCGGGTTCGTGTTCTACGTTGTGCCCGTAATAACTTAAGTTACCTGTTTGACGGTTGTAAATGGCGATGCCGCCGCTTTGCAGACCAAGCCAATATTTTTGTGTTCCTGGCTGCTGTACCAAAGCAGTAACGCCCCAGGTTTTGGGCAGCGGAATAAAATTGGCTTCTTGCGAAAACTCGTTTTTCTTTTCATCGTATGCCAACAGCTCGCTGCCCAAGGTTAAAAGAAACAAATGCCCGTTCTCATCGGGTACAAACATGGTTTCGTTCGACAACATTTTTTCCGGATGCGCTGCGCGAACGGGTATCTGCCTGTATGTAAACCGGCTTTTGTCGAACTGAAAAAATTCAGCCTTGCCGGTGGCGCCCCACAGCACATCGTTCTTGTCAATAAACAAGCGTTGAATGACGTTAGAAGGGAGGCTGTTGGCGTTGCCCTCTTCGTGCCGGAAGGTGCGAAACCGCACGCCGTCGAACCGTTGCAGGCCGTTGCTGGTGGCAATCCACAAAAAGCCTTCGCGGTCTTGCTGCACCTTGTACAATTCGTTTGCGGCCAGTCCGTCTTTCGTTGAGTAATGTGTAAACACAAACGAAGAAGCGGATTGTGCGCTTCCTTTCAACCCAACACAAAGCAGCAAAAGAAAAAAGCAAACACGGTACAAGAAATAAATTTTAGGTCTTTCAAAAATAATTGTTTCGGTGTCGCCGCCTGCACAATTCATCCGGCGAAAACAACAGTTGATGCAGCCCTTTCAACAACCGGTTTTCAGCCGTGCGAAGTTGATTGCAAAAGGAGAAGAACAACAGACCGTTGCGAAGTAAAAAAGTTGATAACGCATTCCGAAACCCTGGGGCTTCAATTCATCCGTCTTTCCTTCCGTTTCATTTCAAGCGTCATTTTCTTCGGCTTTGCGGGGAGCCATCTTTGAGTCATCAAAACCAAAATCAGAAACCGATATGAAAAAAATTTTCCTCTTTGCCGCAGTTTCTTTAGCCGCTTTTAGTTCCTGCAAAAAAGACCACGAAAACAAACCTGCTGAAAAAATTTTTAAAGGCGATGCGCAAACTTTTCAGCACGGAAAAGCCTGGACCTGGTACGAAGCTGACGACAACAACAATCCCGTAAGAATTGCCATTGCAATGGACGATGCATCAATGGCAAGTTTGGATACGCTTACACCCGGCGCTCCCGGCCATCACCACGAAAATTCTTTGTCGTTAAAACTTCATCCCAAAGCCACCGGCGGCACACCGTTCACACACGTTCTACTGGATTGGAATCCTGCCGGCCACGAACCCGCCGGCGTTTACGACAAGCCGCATTTTGATTTTCATTTTTACATTCAACCCGAAGCAGAAAGGATTGCCATTCCGACCTACGACCTGGCGCAAGCTAAATTTGACAATGCGCCGGCACAAGGTTACATGCCGCCAACGTATATCAATCCCGGCGGCGGCGTTCCGCAAATGGGTGCGCATTGGCTTGACGTAACCACACCGGAAGTAAACGGCCAGCCTTTTACGCAAACTTTTCTAATGGGTTCGTACGACGGTAAAGTAACGTTTTGGGAACCGATGATTACACGAAAGTTCGTAGAAGCCAATCCCTCTTTTGAAAGAGCCATTCCACAACCCACGAAATACCAAAAGGCCGGCTGGTATCCTACCAAAATGCGCATTGCAAAACAGGACGGCACCACCAACATTATTCTCGAAGGATTTGTTCAACGGCAAGCATCTTAAAGACTAAAAACAGAGGTCAAAATCTGAAACCCCGGTCCCGTAAGACCGGAATGAAACAAAAATCGCCAGCCCCGTAAGGCTGAACCCGAAACCAAAACCCTGCTCCATCTCTGGCCCCGTAAGGCCTTTGATGAAATTACCCTACCAACTGCGAGAATCAAAGACAAACCCCGTAAGGTTTGCATCAATCAAAACCACACCCTGCGAATTTGCAAAGCAAGCCCCGTAAGGCTTGCTTTTTTTATTGAAATTTTCCGTACAGGTTTTGTGCGCCGGCAACGCAGTTTTGTTCAGGCGGCGAGCTTTGTCTAATTTTCCCGCCGATCCGGCCCATCACAAAAATTCCGGTTCAGACAATGCAACAGTACTTACAACTTCTTCAACATATTTTGGACAACGGCGTGCAAAAGAGCGACCGTACCGGCACGGGCACCATCAGCACGTTTGGTTATCAAATGCGCTTTGATTTAAGCCGGGGCTTCCCGCTTGTCACCACAAAAAAGGTTCACCTCAAAAGCATTATTTACGAACTGCTCTGGTTTTTAAAAGGTGAAACCAACATTGCTTATCTAAAAGAACACGGCGTAAGCATTTGGAACGAATGGGCCGATGCAAATGGAGAATTAGGACCTGTGTACGGCAAGCAATGGCGAAGCTGGGAAGGCGCAAACGGCGAAACAACTGACCAGATAAGCGACGTGATTAGCCAAATAAAAAAGAACCCCGACAGCCGGCGTTTGATTGTAAACGCCTGGAACGTGGCCGATTTGCCGAAGATGGCACTCATGCCCTGTCACACCATGTTTCAGTTTTATGTAGCGAACAACAAACTCAGTTGCCAATTGTATCAACGCAGCGCCGATGTGTTTTTGGGCGTACCGTTTAACATTGCGTCGTATGCTTTGCTGACGATGATGATGGCGCAGGTGTGCGATTTGGAAGCCGGTGATTTCATTCACACCTTTGGCGACGTGCACATTTACAACAATCATTTGGAACAGGTCCATACGCAGTTAAGCCGCACGCCTTTCCCTTTGCCAACCATGAAGCTAAATCCGAACGTGAAGAATATTTTTGATTTCAACTACGAAGATTTTACGCTGGAGAATTATGTTTCGCATCCCGCCATTAAAGCACCTGTTGCGGTATAAAAATGTAAAACGCAGAATGTAAAATCTAAAATGTAAAATGGAGGGACAGCGTAAATATGATTTAGAAGACCGGTTGGTGAAGTTTGCCATTCTTGCTTTAGAAGTTTGCGACTTGCTGCCCAACACGAAAGCAGGACAAAACCTCGAACATCAATTATCAAAAAGTGGTACAGTACCGGCTTTACTGTACGGCGAAGCACAAGGTGCAGAATCTCGCGCAGACTTTATACACAAGATGAAAATGCTGTTGAAAGAATTGCGTGAATCAAAAATCAACCTTCGAATCATTATCGAAAAGCCACTGATAGCTCACGAGAAAGTAAACACAACGTTGCAAGAGTGCAACGAGCTTATCGGCATTTTTACGGCAAGCATACAAACGGCCAAAAGCAATAAAGTTTGACAGTTTTAGATTTTACATTCTACATTTTACATTTCATGCTCATCTCTCTTTTGGTAGCGGCTTCAGAAAACAACGTCATCGGCAAAGACAACAAGCTTCCCTGGCACCTGCCTGATGATTTAAAGTATTTCAAAAATCTCACGTGGGCCATGCCTATTTTAATGGGACGAAAAACATTTGATTCCATTGGCAAGCCACTGCCCGGAAGAAAAAGCATTGTCATCACACGAAACAACGATTGGGGCCACGAAGGCGTGGACGTGGTTCACTCAATAGAAGCAGCGGTTGAAAAAGCAAAGGAATACGGCGCGAAAGAAATTTTTGTGATTGGCGGCGCGGAGATTTTTAAAACATCGTTGCCAAATGCAAACAGAATTTATTTAACACGCATTCATCATCCATTTGACGGCGATGTTTTTTTCCCGGTAATTAACGAAAAAGAATGGACGCTTGTGTCGAAACGTTACTGCGAAAAAGACGCAAAGAATGCGTACGACCATACGTACCAGGTTTGGGAAAGGAAAATGTAAAAAGAAAGACCGTTGCAGAGAGACCCATAGTTTTACATTCTGAATTTTACATTTTCCATTTTACATTTCCATCGTGTATTCGTCTTTTCAATTAGCGAAAAAATATTTCCATTATTCCCTCACGGCTTACAACGGCAAAGGCCACGGTATGCATTCGCCGTTTGTATTTCAGTTCATTCTTCACGTGCTGAACAACAAGTCGGGCTATCAACCGCCAACTAAAATTGAAGCGCTTCGCAAAGAACTTTTAGCGGACAAGCGTGTGTTGCAAATTGAAGATTTGGGTGCGGGTTCAAGAACGGCGGTCACGAAACAACGAAGCGTTCAGCAAATTGCCGCCTCGGCACTCAAGTCAAAAAAATACGCACGGCTTTTGTTCCGGCTGACGAAGCACTACCGGCCAAAAACAATTCTCGAACTGGGAACTTCACTGGGCCTTACAACGGCGTACTTCGCAATGGCAAATCCCGAGGCCAACATCATCACCATCGAAGGCAGCAAAGCAATCGCTCAAATCGTGCAGGAAAATTTCAAACGCTTAGGCTTAGAAAATATTGAATTACAGAACGGAAATTTTGATGAGCTACTGTCATCAGTCATCAGTCATCAGTCATCAATAGACCTTGCTTACATTGACGGCAACCACCGTTATGAACCCACGCTGCGTTATTTTCATCAACTTGTTTCCAACACTCACAACGATTCTATCCTTGTTTTCGACGACGTCCATTGGAGCGAAGAAATGGAAAAAGCCTGGGCCGAAATCAAGGCGCATCCCGCTGTGCAATGCACGGTGGACGTGTTCTTTTTGGGCTTTGTTTTCTTTCGCAAAGAGTTCAAAGCAAAGCAGCATTTCACCGTTCGTTTTTGAGCGTACCGCATTTTGCAATAATTTGGCCGCATGATTGTCGGTCTCCTGAAAGAACCACCAACCGAAACAAGGGTTTCGCTTTTACCCGAAGGTGTTTCGGCTCTAACCAAAAAAGGCATCCAGGTAATTGTAGAAACCGGTGCGGGTTTAAAAGCATCGGCCACTAACGCAGATTACGAAAAAGCCGGCGCAAAGGCCGGAAGTGCCGAAGACGTGATTGCGGCAAGCGACGTGATTCTCTCCATTCATCCGCCCGATGCAAGGCTTAAAATACCGGCCGGAAAAATTCTCCTTGGCGTTTACCAGGTTCTGTACAACTCAGACCGGGTGCAGCAATGGACGCAAGACGGCCTGACGGTTTTCAGTCTTGAAATGCTTCCACGCACCACCCGTGCACAAAGCATGGACGTTTTGAGTTCGCAGGCAAACATTGCGGGATACAAAGCTGTGTTGTTGGCCGCCAACCTTTATCCGCGCTACTTTCCCATGTTTATGACCGCAGCGGGCAGCATTGCGCCGGCTAAAGTTCTGATTCTGGGTGCAGGCGTTGCCGGTTTGCAAGCTATTGCTACGGCTCGTCGCTTGGGTGCTGTGGTGGAAGTGTTTGATACAAGGCCTGCCGTAAAAGAAGAAGTGCAAAGTCTCGGCGCAAAATTTATTGAAGTAGAAGGTGCGGCCGATGCATCGAAGGCCGGCGGCTATGCCGTTGAGCAAACCGAGGAATACAAACAAAAGCAGCAGCAACGCATTAAAGAAAGCATTGCCAAAGCAGACATTGTAATCACTACGGCGCAGATTCCCGGCAAGAAGGCGCCGATACTTATTACCGAAGAAATGTTGGACGGAATGCGCAACGGTTCAATCGTCATTGATCTTGCGGCAGCCACGGGTGGAAACACGCCGTTTACCAAAAACAACGAAAGCGTTGTACGAAATGGCGTCACCATTGTAGGGAACAGCAACCTGCAGGCAACTACGCCATCCGACGCCAGCAAATTGTACGGCAAGAACATTTTAAACTTTTTGGGCCTCATCACCACAAAAGAAGGGAGCCTCAATTTGAACTGGGATGACGATTTGGTAAAAGGCGCCTGCGTTGCACACAACGGACAAATCACAAACGAGAGAGTGCAACAACTCACGGGCAATCTCCAACCAACAACAATCAACAATCAATAAGCAACAATGGGAATACTGAACTGGATTGCGGGTAACGAACAAATCATTTACATCGTTATCCTGATGATTTTTGTGGGCATCGAAGTCATTGGCCGCGTACCAAGCGTTTTGCACACGCCGCTCATGAGCGGCGCCAACGCCATTCACGGCGTGGTTATTATTGGCGCCATCATCGTGATGGGCAAGGCCGAAAGCGACAATTACCTTGCGTTAATACTTGGCTTTCTTGCCGTGATATTGGGAACGCTGAACGTTGTCGGCGGCTTTGTGGTAACAGACCGCATGCTTGAAATGTTTAAATCCAAAAAGAAGAAATAACCGCACATGGAAATCAGCCTTCTCACTTTATTATACATCATTGCCTCCGTTACGTTCATCATTGGCTTAAAGATGCTTTCGCATCCGGAATCGGCACGAAAGGGAAACCTTGTGGCGGCTACCGGCATGACGCTGGCGATTCTCGGAACCATCTTTTTATACCGCGACGATGCCGGTAATCACCTGCACAATTATGCGTGGATCTTTGGTGGCATTGCTATTGGCGGCGTGATTGGAACCCTGGCCGCAAAAAAAGTAAAGATGACCGCGATGCCGGAAATGGTAAGCCTTTTCAACGGCATGGGCGGCGCTTGCGCGGCGTTGATTTCGTTGGTGGAGTTTGGACATCTTTCCAAAATTGCCGGAGGGTTCACAATGTATCCGCCACTTAGCGGCGTCGAAAACAATTTTGTACAAAACGTACCAACTGGCGAATTACTCATTATCCTCTTGGGTTTAATTATCGGTTCAATTTCATTTGCCGGCAGTATGATTGCATGGGGAAAACTGAACGGAAGGATCAAAGATTTTTCATTTAACGGCCAGCACATTTTCAACATTGTGTTATTACTTGTGATTGTTGGTTTGGCGGCTTACGTCATTGGATGGTTTCCGGAAAGCAGAAATATTTTATTCTACGCCGTTTTTGCATTGGCTTTACTTTACGGCGTTTTCTTCGTGCTGCCAATCGGCGGCGCCGACATGCCTGTCGTGATTTCTTTGCTCAACTCTTTTACCGGTGTGGCCGCGGCTTGCGGAGGCTTTTTATACAGTAACAAAGTGATGCTCACCGGCGGCATCCTTGTTGGCGCTGCGGGTACGTTGCTTACTATTCTGATGTGCAAAGCCATGAACCGCTCACTGGCAAATGTGTTAATCGGTTCCTTTGGCGGCGGGGCAAAAACAAGTGCCGGAGCTACAAATAAAGAGGCGGGAGCGTACAAAGAAATCAGTTTGGCCGATGCTGCGGTAGTAATGGCATACGCCAACAAAGTAATGATTGTTCCGGGTTATGGTTTGGCCGTGGCACAGGCGCAACACGCTTGCCACGAGTTGGAAAAATTATTAAACGAAAGAGGCGTTGAAGTAAAATATGCCATTCATCCCGTTGCGGGCCGTATGCCCGGACACATGAACGTACTGCTGGCCGAAGCGGACGTGAATTACGAAAAGCTGGAAGAAATGGAACAAGCCAACGAAGCATTTCCATCCACCGATGTTGTGCTCATTCTTGGTGCAAACGACGTGGTAAACCCGGCTGCCAAATCCGATCCTTCCTCTCCTATTTACGGCATGCCGATTCTTGACGTTGAAAATGCAAAAACGGTTATCGTGAACAAACGAAGCATGAAGCCTGGTTATGCGGGCATTGAAAACGATTTGTTCTTCCGCCCGAAAACCTCCATGTTGTTCGGCGATGCAAAAAAAGTGTTGCAGGATTTAATTGGTGAGATAAAAAACATTTAAGCGAAACTTTTGTCCGCTTTGAAAACTCAATCCTTTTGGGATTGAGTTTTTTCTTTTGTGTGCATTCCTGCGTTGCCACCATTGAGTTTGAGGTTTATAAAAATTCATTGCACAGCCCTTACGCCAGTTGTTCGGCGGTTACCTTTGCGCAAATGAAAAAAATGCAAGCGAGAAATCCATCGGACAGTTATACCATGATGACGGAAATCGTTCTTCCCAACGACACGAATGTGTTTGGCAATCTTATGGGTGGACGGTTGATGTACTGGATGGACATTGCCGCGGCCATTGCCGCGCAGCGGCATTGCAACGCACCGGTGGTTACGGCTTCGGTGGACAATATCTCCTTTGAAAACCCCATCAAGCTTGGCAACACGGTGCACATCGAGGCCAAAGTTTCCCGCGCCTTTAACACCTCAATGGAAGTGCATTTAAAAGTGTGGGGCGAGGACTTTACACAGCAATTCAAATACAAAAGCAACGAAGCCTATTACACTTTTGTAGCGCTTGACCCCAACCGAAGACCGCGGGTTGTACCGCCGTTAACACCCGAAACGGAAGAAGAGAAAAGGCTGTACGAAGGCGCTCTGCACCGCCGGCAGGTAAGGCTCATTTTGGGCGGCAAAATGAAACCCGATGAAGCCGCAGAATTAAAAGCATTGTTCTTTACCAAACACGATTAATATGGCAGCCTACATCATTGTTGAAGTGGATGTACACAATCCCAAAGAATACGAAGACTATAAAAAATTAACCACGGCTTCTCTATCGGGTTACAATGGAAAATTCATTGTACGCGGCGGTGCTACCGAAACACTGGAAGGCGGCTGGCAGGCCAAGCGCATTGTGGTGCTGGAATTTCCAAACAAAGAGTTGGCAAAGCAATGGTGGTCTTCGGAAGAATACGCACCGGCAAAAGCATTACGCCAAAAGAATGCAACAACAAAAATGATTTTGGTGGAAGGAGTGTAGAGATTGTTGGCTGTTGATAGTTGGTGGTTGGTTGAAGCAGCGATTGCAAAAAAAGCAAGAGTAAATTTTTCTTCTTTCAAAAATGTATTGCTTTAGTATTTCTTGTACAAACAACGATCAACTACCTACGGCCAACCGTACTTACGCAGCCTTTTCTTCTACCGTCTTCCAGTGGTGTGCGCCCTTCATCATGTACTCCTTGCTTTGTTCGATGGCGTCCATCACTTGCGCCAAAATATCCTCAGGTCTTGCTTCGTAATCTATTTGCAGTGCCGGCTTGAACGTTACGCTGAGCAAAGTGCCTTTCTTTTTAAACTTCAGTCCCTTTTTATTAAAGGCCCGCCAAAAGCCGCTGATGACAACAGGGATTACCGTGGGCTTGCAATGTTTGATGATGTAAGCCGTTCCTTTGCGTCCCGGCGCAAAAGGCTTTGTAGTGCCTTGCGGAAACGTGATGACCCAAGCATTGTTCAATGCCCGTTCAATTTTTCGGGTATCGCTTGGGTCGAGCCCGCGGCGGGCTTCGTTGCCGTCTTTCTTCCACGTGCGTTTAACGGTTAACGCTCCGGCAAGCGTGAACAAGCGGCTGATCCAACTGCTCTTCATTGTTTCCTCCGCGGCTACGTAATAAACTCTGGTAAACGGATTGAGCAAATAGTACGGCACCCCCAACTTGTTTCGCTTGCGCCATTTCACGGCGCAAAAAATGTGAAGAAAAGTGATGACATCGGCGAAATAAGTTTGGTGGTTGCTCACGAAAAGCACGTTCCTTTTCGGAAGATTTTCGATGTGTTCGGTGCCGCTGATTTTTAGTTTGTTTACAATGGCAAGTCCAGGATACGAAAAGACGCCTACCAATGCGTAAACGATTTTGCGCACCAGTTTGTATTCGGCTAACTTTTTCCAGATGTTCATGTGCAAGGCAATTGGTGTGCTAAAAGTACGTGTTTAGAAATTGTTAAGTCATGCACGATTCTATCTTTACCGTATGTAAGGGTTTTCCTTTTTTCATCTGCATAAAAATTAATGCCATGAAAACAATGTTTCTTTTTTTAGCGGGTTCGTTATTGACGTTAACGGGCTTTGCGCAGACTTATGCGAACAATCCTTACCCGCGCACAATTACCGCAAACGGCAGTGCCGAAATGGAAATCGTGCCGGATGAAATTTATGTGCAGGTTGTCTTGAAGGAGTACGACAAGAAGGGCAATGGAAAAATCACCATTGATAAAATCCGCCAGGATTTTTTAACAG
Coding sequences within:
- a CDS encoding tyrosine-type recombinase/integrase; protein product: MHSRINAIKFYFEQVLGREKFFWEIPRPKKHLQIPKVLSEAELRKLFAALQNNKHKAILFTAYSAGLRVSEVVGLQIKHIDSNRMQIFVEKSKGKKDRVVMLSPLLLDVLRAYLKECVPRPSTFLFEGYTANTPYSAKSAQRIFQMARQRAGINKAVSFHSLRHSFATHLLEKGVAIHFIQDLLGHFSIKTTARYLHVTKEKLVNILSPLDDLWKDQREI
- a CDS encoding ligand-binding sensor domain-containing protein, with the protein product MYRVCFFLLLLCVGLKGSAQSASSFVFTHYSTKDGLAANELYKVQQDREGFLWIATSNGLQRFDGVRFRTFRHEEGNANSLPSNVIQRLFIDKNDVLWGATGKAEFFQFDKSRFTYRQIPVRAAHPEKMLSNETMFVPDENGHLFLLTLGSELLAYDEKKNEFSQEANFIPLPKTWGVTALVQQPGTQKYWLGLQSGGIAIYNRQTGNLSYYGHNVEHEPAIELWGTQMIFFHPLFDKKNHLWAVTWGPGIPLYVQYNLQRPTEPLKISNFWGRIPTYHELNGFVEQSDGRIWIKGLNALAYFDEQVNDFVVVKPSGSDESGIKYEGLSALFEDRDKNLWAGTNNNGLYRFNPSTQIFTNVLHPRRFVKAQTGTGAVMSFIQLKNGSVLSGTWEDAMFQYTKDLKPLPLPAKMPFLLANAYAWSMCASGDSNSIWMGAQPGFWQYNQQAQTARFYDPPVMEKRTVRQIAEDKTGTLWLGTHNFGLFRCVQPKREGKDSVVRVGEVGTSLINKLMADSKGLVWVGTSDKGLYVYDAASARLLHHYYVGINGNDAAPGCSVTCLLEYNDSLVFVADDSRLYSYNRNTATLRVRRITGSVAGTISAMEKDDDGFIWISTTGALYRIHPTNKTAMVFNRQDGILNDQFVLGSSYRLRDGRLLFGTNNSFVAFDPKVAGAMAAAPSIRITSLQVGPQELPVDSVLQLKQLLLTAKNNALAVEFSSLQYNALYPIQYKMENIDNDWRFADADNKVTYPYLPPGHYRLLLRAYKPDGQPAGVTELRIQVKPPWYQTWWFYTLVALAFVIELWWLDRQRSKRKESMQKVRTDIAANLHEEVNTALNNINILSEIARLKSDREPQKAKEYLEQIHTKSHNMIIALDDMLWSLDPENDSMKKTVSRIREFADALMQRHGTLIELLIDKKVEKLELNMKLRHEAFLLFKEGLRSLVEAGTPHCIVHLTAERNKLFFSIEFANEGCDMQQLNNLLQRHDMEVRIQALRAKLDVQLHKSRSMFLLQLPLG
- a CDS encoding thymidylate synthase; translation: MQQYLQLLQHILDNGVQKSDRTGTGTISTFGYQMRFDLSRGFPLVTTKKVHLKSIIYELLWFLKGETNIAYLKEHGVSIWNEWADANGELGPVYGKQWRSWEGANGETTDQISDVISQIKKNPDSRRLIVNAWNVADLPKMALMPCHTMFQFYVANNKLSCQLYQRSADVFLGVPFNIASYALLTMMMAQVCDLEAGDFIHTFGDVHIYNNHLEQVHTQLSRTPFPLPTMKLNPNVKNIFDFNYEDFTLENYVSHPAIKAPVAV
- a CDS encoding four helix bundle protein — its product is MEGQRKYDLEDRLVKFAILALEVCDLLPNTKAGQNLEHQLSKSGTVPALLYGEAQGAESRADFIHKMKMLLKELRESKINLRIIIEKPLIAHEKVNTTLQECNELIGIFTASIQTAKSNKV
- a CDS encoding dihydrofolate reductase → MLISLLVAASENNVIGKDNKLPWHLPDDLKYFKNLTWAMPILMGRKTFDSIGKPLPGRKSIVITRNNDWGHEGVDVVHSIEAAVEKAKEYGAKEIFVIGGAEIFKTSLPNANRIYLTRIHHPFDGDVFFPVINEKEWTLVSKRYCEKDAKNAYDHTYQVWERKM
- a CDS encoding O-methyltransferase, with the protein product MYSSFQLAKKYFHYSLTAYNGKGHGMHSPFVFQFILHVLNNKSGYQPPTKIEALRKELLADKRVLQIEDLGAGSRTAVTKQRSVQQIAASALKSKKYARLLFRLTKHYRPKTILELGTSLGLTTAYFAMANPEANIITIEGSKAIAQIVQENFKRLGLENIELQNGNFDELLSSVISHQSSIDLAYIDGNHRYEPTLRYFHQLVSNTHNDSILVFDDVHWSEEMEKAWAEIKAHPAVQCTVDVFFLGFVFFRKEFKAKQHFTVRF